The Desulfotignum phosphitoxidans DSM 13687 genomic sequence CGTGCCCCAGGGCCACGCCTGGCGCAATGGTGTCCGCGGTCTTGAAAAACGGCAGTTTCTTGATCCGGAGGGTCACAATGGAAGCAGCCACCGCCCCGATAAACCCGCCGAAAAACACCAGGCCCCCGTTCCAGAGCTTGAATATATCCAGGGGACTGGCCTTAAAATCATCAAAATTGATGATCACATACAACAGCCTGGCGCCCACAATGCCGGATATCAGGATCACAAAAAACAGATCGGAAATATCATCCGGCTTGAGATCGTAAAACCGGGCATTGCGTTTGGAAAACCAGATTGCCGCCAGAAACCCCATGGCCAGGAAAAACCCGTATGTGTACAGCGTAAAACTGCCAAAATGGACAAGAATCGGATGCATGTTACATCTCCGGCATTTTTTTAAATATCACATGATAAACCAGAATCACCATGCCGATACTGATGGCGGAATCCGCCACATTGAACGCGGGCCAGTGGGCCGTGCCCACATAAAAATCCAGAAAATCCACCACATGGCCATACCGGAACCGGTCGATGAGATTGCCGATGGCACCGCCGAAAATCAGGGCCAGGCCCCAGGACAGAAACACATGGGTTTTGGCCACCTGGCTGTAGAACCAGCAGACAAACAAAGCCACACAGGACGATAATACCAGAAAAACCAGGTTGCGCACCAGCTGGGACTGGGTGGCAAAAAAACCGAACGCCCCGCCCGGATTCAGCACATGGGTGATATTGAAAAAATTATCAATCACCTCAATGGATTCATACAAGGCCAGGTGGACCATGATCAGTTTTTTGGTGATCTGATCCACCAGGACCACCACCCCGCTCACCAAAGTCAGACGTATGAGTTCTCTTTTTCCCACAGCGTCCTTTTTTACAGAATCTGGTTCAAGGCCGAGGCACACCGGTCACAGGCCTCAGGATATTGCTCATCCTGCCCGATGGTCCGGCTGAACCGCCAGCAGCGTTCGCATTTGTCTCCGGCTGCTTTTTTCACGGCAATTTCCAGTCCGGCAATCTCCTTGCTCTGAAACACACCTGAATCCAGTGTGTCTTTCAAGGCCGCGGAAGACACGATAAAAATATCAGCCAGCGGCATATCCAGATTTTGAATAAACCCTTTGAGTGCTGTTTCCGGCAGTTTGATCTCCACGGCCGCATCCAGAGGATGACCGATAAGCTTGTCTTTCCGAGCCGCTTCCAGGGCTTTGGTCACTTCCGAGCGCAAAGACAGAATCCAGGTCCATTTGTCAGACAGATCTTTGTTCTGCCATTGCGGATCCGCCACAGCCATGGATGCCATGTGCACGCTTTCTTTTTTGTCTTTGCCCGGCGGCATATGGGCATAGATCTCTTCCGCAGTAAACGGCAGCACCGGGGCCATGATCCTGACCAGGGTATCCAGGATAGTGGCCATGACCGTTTGGGCATCCCGTCGTTCCGGGCTTGCCGGCGGTGAGGTATACAGCCGGTCCTTGATGATATCCAGGTAGAACGCGGACAGATCCACCACACAGAAATTGTGCAGCGCATGGTAAATGGTGTGAAATTCATAGGTGTCATAGGCGGTCACGGCTTTTTTGGTCACCTGATACAGCCGGTGCAAAATAAACCGGTCCAGTTCCCCCATATCCGCAACAGGTCTGGCATCCTTTGTGACATCAAAATCTGAAAAATTGCCCAGCATGAACCGGCAGGTGTTGCGGATCCGGCGGTAGGCATCGGACAGCTGCTTGATGATATTGTTGGAAATGCTCACATCCCCCCGGTAATCGGCAGACGCGGCCCACAACCGGAGCACATCCGCCCCGTACTGCTTGATCACGGATTCCGGTGCCACCACATTGCCCACGGATTTGGACATTTTATGACCTTTTTCATCCACCACAAACCCATGGGTGAGCACCGTCTTGTACGGGGCTTTGCCCGTGCGGCCCACGGCCGTCAGCAATGATGAGTGAAACCATCCTCTGTGCTGGTCCGAGCCTTCCAGATACATGTCAGCCGGACGCCGCAGACCGGGAAATTCCGTGAGCACGGCCGCATGGCTGACCCCGGAGTCAAACCACACATCCAGAATATTATGGTCTTTGGTAAAATGCGTGCTGCCGCATTTGGCGCACACGGCATGGTCGGGCATGAGCTCGGCCGCCTCTTTTTCAAACCAGATGTCAGATGAATGCTCAGAAAAAAGGGCATGGATCTTGTCCACGGATTCCCGGGTCACATAGACCTCCTTGCACTCGCTGCAATGAAACACGGGGATGGGCACCCCCCAGGACCGCTGCCGGGACAGGCACCAGTCCGGCCGGTTCTCGATCATGGCATAGATGCGTTCTTTTCCCCAGGACGGAATCCACTGCACATGGTTGATCTGTTCCAGGGTTTTCTGCCGCAGCCCCAGCTTGTCCATGGAAATGAACCACTGGGGCGTGGCCCGGTAGATCACCGGGTTTTTGCACCGCCAGCAATGAGGATAGGAATGCGACAATTGCCTGTTTTTCAGCAACGCCCCTTTTTCTTCCAGCACTTCGTTGATGTGCGTATTGGCCTTGAAAATGAATTCTCCGGCAAACAAAGGCACGTCAGATGAAAAAACGCCATTGTCTTCCACGGGAGAATAGCAGTCCAGCCCGTATTTTTTGCCCACCACATGGTCGTCAGCCCCGTGGCCCGGTGCCGTGTGCACACACCCCGTGCCGGCATCCAGGGTGACATGGTCCCCTAAAATGATCAGAGAATCGGTGTCGTAAATGGGGTGCAGGCATTTTTTGTTTTCCAGATCCAGGGGATTCAATTTTGCCACCACCTGGTAATCATCCATGCCGAAAGTCTGCATCACATTTTCCACCAAAGCCTTGGCCATAATCAGCACCCCGTGGTCCCGGGTTTTGACCGCCGCATACTCAAACCGGGGATGGATGCACACCCCCAAATTGGCGGGAATGGTCCAGGGCGTGGTGGTCCAGATCACCATGGACACGGGCGTATCCCCGATATCCGGGATCAGGTCCGACAGATCGTCTTTTAGGGCAAATTTCACATGAATGGACGGCGAGGTATGATCATGGTATTCGATTTCGGCCTCCGCCAGGGCCGTCTGGCACGAGCAGCACCAGTAAATGGGCTTTTTGCCCAGAAACATGTCCCCTGCCAGGGCAAACTCGCCGCACTCTTTGGCGATTCTGGCTTCATACGCGGAATTCATGGTCAGATAAGGGGTTTCCCACTGCCCTGCCACGCCGAACCGCTTGAATTCATCTCTTTGGATATCCACAAATTTGGCGGCATACTTCCGGCACGCCTGCCGGACCTGAACCGGAGTCATCTGTTTTTTCTTTGATCCCAGCTGCTTGTCCACATTGTGCTCAATGGGCAGCCCATGACAGTCCCACCCGGGCACATACGGCGCATTGAACCCGGCCATCTGCCGGGATCTCACAATAATGTCCTTTAAAATCTTATTGATGGCATGGCCCATGTGAAGATGGCCATTGGCATACGGAGGACCGTCATGAAGTATGAACAAAGGCCGGTCTTTGGCCTGTTCCCGCAGTTTGTCATAGATCTTTTTTTCATCCCACTGTTTGAGCTGTTCCGGTTCTCTCTGGGGCAGGTTGGCCTTCATGGCAAATTGGGTTGAAGGCAGGTTGAGCGTTTTTTTATAATCCATTCGTCCTCCGAATCTGGTCGTCAGTCATCTATATATTAAACTGTCATATTTAGTGCTAAACACCTGAAAAGTCAAGAAACATATCAAAACAACCCTTGACCCGGGAGACCCGGCCGGATAAAATCATTTCACGGCAATCCTGATACCTGAAACTCAAAATATAGAACCCATATGATCCCAACCCTGAAAAAGATTTTTGAAGATCAAGGCGGACAGATTTTGTTCGCCTATCTGTTCGGCTCCCATGCCCGGGGGGGATGCCACTGCTGACAGCGACATCGATATTGCCATCTTCCTTGATCCACCGCTTCAAATGGCATTTTTTGATATCAAAACCGCGCTATATCTTGAGATCAGCCGGTCGCTGAAAATGAATGACATAGATATTGTTGTCTTGAATCATTGTAAAAACATCATACTGCTCGATCGAATCACCCGCCATGGACAAGTGATTTACGAATCAAATCAGGATGCAAGGCTGGACTTTGAGCAAAAAGTGCTCCACACAGCCATAGATTTCAAATACCAGAGAAAAAGAGTCATGGGGGTTTAATGGAAAGAATCCATCAAAAAAAATAGCCGGTTTCAGAAATTTTTTATCCCATGACTATGAGGCCGTTGATTCGAGAATCATCTGCAATCAAATCCTTGCAAAAATCGGTGATATCAGAAAATTCATCAAGCAAATTACCCTAATCGCCAATTGATGAACCATTAATGGCTGTTGACATCTTGACTTTGCAGTCGAAGCCTGTCCCGGGGAGATTCCAGATCAAAAAACACGGCCTCATGTTGTTTTTCAATCATCCTGGTCAGTGTCGTCTTACCGCATTGCCGCGGGCCGAGCAGCGAGACAACCGGTGAACGTTTCAGGGCTTTTTCCAGAGCAGATTCATATGATTTTCGCGGGATCATGCCTTTGTTTATCATTGAAAATTCGTAATGTAAATCCGAATTTTCAATGATTAGCCAAGCCGGAATGGATTCTTCGGTGCGGCTGCACAGGATCGGTTTCAGGTACCGCCTTGAAAACAGTTACCTGCCGGGAAACCCGCCCAGTGGCAGCCCCAGGGCACAGAAAAACACCAGGGGATGAAAATCCCGTTCCGCAGCCCATGCATATCCGCTGATCACGGCACCGCCGCACCCCTGGTTTGTCTCATGTTCAATCAGAAACAGGTCCGCCCTGCCCTGCCGGCATTCCTTCACCACCCGGACAGTGTCATCGGCACTGGCACCATCCACCACCACCGCATCCACATAATCGGGCATGGTCTCGATGACCCCGGCAATCTGGGACCCATAGATACCAGGCTGTTTGAGATGGATGGAAGATTTTTTAGACCAGCAGAATCAGTTTCCTTGACATAAAATAATTCATATTATACTATGAGATAAATTATGATTTTGCATCTTATACTATGGAAAAAATACTGATATCACATAACCGTCATTGGGAGAAACCTTATTTAGGGTTGTACCCGAGACAGGTATTCCAAAAACTGATCAGACAGCTTTCAGCAAGGCATATCCAAATATTGCAGGGAATTCGGAGAAGTGGCAAATCCACGGTGTTCAAACTGATGATCAATCACCTGACGGCATCGGAAGACCCCATGGAAATCTTGTATCTGAACCTTGAAGATCCTTTTTTCATAAAATTCAGCCATTCACCTGAAAAAATATACGAAGTCATCGATACTGCGCGGAAACTGACCGGAAAAAATATCCGGTACCTTTTTCTGGATGAAGTTCAAGCCATAGATGGCTGGGAAAAATATGTGAAAGCCGTGTATGACAATGAAGTATTTGAAAAAATTTTCATTACCGGTTCAAATGCCGCATTGCTCAATGGTGAGTTCGCCACATTGCTCACCGGCAGATATCTTTCCAGCATGGTGTATCCACTGAGTCTTTCAGAGCTGCTGGCCATCAAAAACATCACCACTTATGTCCAGATGGTCCGCAGGAAATCTGATGTGCTTGCCTTGTTGGATGCGATGCTCAGATACGGGTCGTTTGTGGAAGTGTTTGACAGTGATGAAGACCTGAAAAGAGATATTGTTTCAACCTATTACGATTCCATCCTGCTGAAAGACTGCGTGTCGAACAATCATATCCGGGATATAAAAAGCTTCAAGGAGTTGAGCTATTACCTGATTTCAAACATCACCGCGACCTATTCCTACAGCTCATTAGGCAAAGCCGTGGGCATCCATGATCAAAGCGCCAGAGAATTTGTTCAATACCTGCAGCAGGCCTGGCTGCTATTTGAACTCAGACTTTTTTCCTGGTCTGTCAAGGAACAACAGAATAACCGGAAAAAACCATATGTGATGGACAATGGATTCATCAACCTGTCCTTTGCCTTCTCGTCAAACAGCGGCAGACTGCTTGAAAATCTGGTTTTCAGCGAATTGTGCAAGGCCGGAAAAGAGCTCTATTACTACAACAAGGGATTTGAGTGTGATTTTATCATAAAAAATGCAGACCATTCCCTGGCAGCGCTTCAGGTCTGCCACGAACTCACCGACCGGAATGAAAAGCGGGAAGTGGGGAGCTTGAAAAAAATAGACGCCCAATATCCAACCGTTTCAAAAACCATTATCACCTATAACCAGGAAACAACCATTGACGGCATAGATGTCATACCGTTCTGGAAATTTTTCGGGATTCAACCATGATCCCCAATACCCAACGATATGGATTTCAGGCAAAAGGCACCCCGGGCCGGGCTATCTTGGAAGGCCGCACCCCGGCCAAAGCCGCCATTCACAATTTGTCCGGCTACTCCGCCCATGCCGACCAGAAAGCCCTGTGCGACTATCATTCCATGATTTCAAAAAACAAATGGAAGACATGCGCGGCATAGAAGATTTTGCAAAAGAAGAAGACTATTTAGACTGGCGATTTGCGGTCGAAGCAAGAGACAGGCTCAACAAGCAAAAGCTGGAACTGGAAAATGCTTGATCTCGTCGCCAAGTATCAACATTATGCAAGGCTGGACTTTGAACAAAAGTGCTTCACACAGCCCTTGACTGTAAATACCAGAGAAAAGAACTAAAAAAAAGATAGAAATCTATTGATTTATCTCTTTTTTGGAGATAATATTTTTGTTGTATGAAACAAATATTATCACAACTTATTGACGACTTTCTGGAGCGGACACTGCCGGACCCCGTTCCCCGGGCAGTTCGTTTTTTTGAAATCAAAGGGAAAGCAGATGTGGTGACCGGCATGCGCCGTGCCGGAAAAACCTGGTTCTGCTATCAAAAAATCAACCAGCTGCTTCACGACAATATTCCTTTACATCAAATCCTTTACCTGAATTTTGAAGATGAAAGGCTGCTTGAATTCACTGTCGCCAACTTTCAGGACATTCTGGATGTCTATTACGGCAAATTTCCGGAAAACAAAAACCACACCTGTTATTTTTTTCTGGATGAACTGCAGCGAATCGACGGGTGGGAAATGTTTGTCCGCCGGCTGCTGGATTCGGAAAACATTCAAGTGTACATTACCGGCTCCTCTTCCAAGCTGTTGAGTACTGAAATTGCCACCGGACTCAGGGGACGGTCCCTGACAACAGAAATATTCCCGTTCAGTTTCCAGGAATATGTAAGATATCACAACCTGTTTACCGATACCCCGGAATCTTTTGGATCAAAAACTGCAGCCATCCTCAGAAATGCGGTCAAGCAATATTTTGAAACCGGCGGATTTCCTGAAATTCAATCCATGGATTCAAATACAAAAACCGAAGTGCTGCAAAGTTATATCGATGCCGTTCTTTTGAAAGACGTTATCGAGCGGCATCAAGTGGGAAATATCCCGGCCATCAAACACCTGGTCAGAACACTGATGCAGTCCTCGGGCAGAAAATTCAGCGTCAACCGGTTTTACAACACCTTGAAAAGCATGTCGATAAAATGTACCAAAAACAACCTGTACAACTATCTGGATCATCTGACAGATGCCTTTGTTTTTTACCGGGTGCCGATCCACACCCGGTCTGAAAAAGCCAGAATGATCAACCCTGTTAAAATTTACACCATCGACACTGGCCTGAAAAATGCCATGACCTTTCAAAACAGCGCTGACCTAGGGCCGACACTCGAAAATCTGGTATTCATGCATTTGCGCCGGCAAAAATTGCAGGTGGAATATGTCACAACCAAAGACGGGTTTGAAACCGATTTTTTGGCCAGAAACCCGCTGACAGGCGAAATCAAACTGATCCAGGTCTGCTGGCAGATGGCTGACAAAAAAACGTTTGACCGGGAATACCGGGGGCTGCTGCATGCCATGAAAGAATTGGCTGTCTCTTCAGGAACCATTGTCACCTGGGATGATGAAGCCCGCCTGGATAACGATATCAACGTTGTTTCAATCTGGAAATGGCTGTTGACAGCTTGACTATTAATAATACCAGTTTTGGTAAAATTAATAATCTGCTCTCCCAGGGCCGGGAGATGAAACATGGTCAGGCTACTCAACAATATGTAAGTGATTTCAAAGATGTAATGGATTTGGAGGTTCTGAACCCTTTTGGCAAGCATATATGCCATGGGGCACCGCAGAAATATATATGATATTATCACCACGTTTGCATAGGGAAAGCCTGAACCCATGAATATCCGATCTTTATTTAAACAATATAATGGGGTATAATGTTT encodes the following:
- the lspA gene encoding signal peptidase II; the protein is MGKRELIRLTLVSGVVVLVDQITKKLIMVHLALYESIEVIDNFFNITHVLNPGGAFGFFATQSQLVRNLVFLVLSSCVALFVCWFYSQVAKTHVFLSWGLALIFGGAIGNLIDRFRYGHVVDFLDFYVGTAHWPAFNVADSAISIGMVILVYHVIFKKMPEM
- the ileS gene encoding isoleucine--tRNA ligase, yielding MDYKKTLNLPSTQFAMKANLPQREPEQLKQWDEKKIYDKLREQAKDRPLFILHDGPPYANGHLHMGHAINKILKDIIVRSRQMAGFNAPYVPGWDCHGLPIEHNVDKQLGSKKKQMTPVQVRQACRKYAAKFVDIQRDEFKRFGVAGQWETPYLTMNSAYEARIAKECGEFALAGDMFLGKKPIYWCCSCQTALAEAEIEYHDHTSPSIHVKFALKDDLSDLIPDIGDTPVSMVIWTTTPWTIPANLGVCIHPRFEYAAVKTRDHGVLIMAKALVENVMQTFGMDDYQVVAKLNPLDLENKKCLHPIYDTDSLIILGDHVTLDAGTGCVHTAPGHGADDHVVGKKYGLDCYSPVEDNGVFSSDVPLFAGEFIFKANTHINEVLEEKGALLKNRQLSHSYPHCWRCKNPVIYRATPQWFISMDKLGLRQKTLEQINHVQWIPSWGKERIYAMIENRPDWCLSRQRSWGVPIPVFHCSECKEVYVTRESVDKIHALFSEHSSDIWFEKEAAELMPDHAVCAKCGSTHFTKDHNILDVWFDSGVSHAAVLTEFPGLRRPADMYLEGSDQHRGWFHSSLLTAVGRTGKAPYKTVLTHGFVVDEKGHKMSKSVGNVVAPESVIKQYGADVLRLWAASADYRGDVSISNNIIKQLSDAYRRIRNTCRFMLGNFSDFDVTKDARPVADMGELDRFILHRLYQVTKKAVTAYDTYEFHTIYHALHNFCVVDLSAFYLDIIKDRLYTSPPASPERRDAQTVMATILDTLVRIMAPVLPFTAEEIYAHMPPGKDKKESVHMASMAVADPQWQNKDLSDKWTWILSLRSEVTKALEAARKDKLIGHPLDAAVEIKLPETALKGFIQNLDMPLADIFIVSSAALKDTLDSGVFQSKEIAGLEIAVKKAAGDKCERCWRFSRTIGQDEQYPEACDRCASALNQIL
- a CDS encoding nucleotidyltransferase domain-containing protein; translation: MKIKADRFCSPICSAPMPGGDATADSDIDIAIFLDPPLQMAFFDIKTALYLEISRSLKMNDIDIVVLNHCKNIILLDRITRHGQVIYESNQDARLDFEQKVLHTAIDFKYQRKRVMGV
- a CDS encoding HepT-like ribonuclease domain-containing protein, whose translation is MSNTREKESWGFNGKNPSKKIAGFRNFLSHDYEAVDSRIICNQILAKIGDIRKFIKQITLIAN
- a CDS encoding AAA family ATPase, with product MIPRKSYESALEKALKRSPVVSLLGPRQCGKTTLTRMIEKQHEAVFFDLESPRDRLRLQSQDVNSH
- a CDS encoding glycosyltransferase, with the translated sequence MPDYVDAVVVDGASADDTVRVVKECRQGRADLFLIEHETNQGCGGAVISGYAWAAERDFHPLVFFCALGLPLGGFPGR
- a CDS encoding ATP-binding protein, translated to MEKILISHNRHWEKPYLGLYPRQVFQKLIRQLSARHIQILQGIRRSGKSTVFKLMINHLTASEDPMEILYLNLEDPFFIKFSHSPEKIYEVIDTARKLTGKNIRYLFLDEVQAIDGWEKYVKAVYDNEVFEKIFITGSNAALLNGEFATLLTGRYLSSMVYPLSLSELLAIKNITTYVQMVRRKSDVLALLDAMLRYGSFVEVFDSDEDLKRDIVSTYYDSILLKDCVSNNHIRDIKSFKELSYYLISNITATYSYSSLGKAVGIHDQSAREFVQYLQQAWLLFELRLFSWSVKEQQNNRKKPYVMDNGFINLSFAFSSNSGRLLENLVFSELCKAGKELYYYNKGFECDFIIKNADHSLAALQVCHELTDRNEKREVGSLKKIDAQYPTVSKTIITYNQETTIDGIDVIPFWKFFGIQP
- a CDS encoding ATP-binding protein → MKQILSQLIDDFLERTLPDPVPRAVRFFEIKGKADVVTGMRRAGKTWFCYQKINQLLHDNIPLHQILYLNFEDERLLEFTVANFQDILDVYYGKFPENKNHTCYFFLDELQRIDGWEMFVRRLLDSENIQVYITGSSSKLLSTEIATGLRGRSLTTEIFPFSFQEYVRYHNLFTDTPESFGSKTAAILRNAVKQYFETGGFPEIQSMDSNTKTEVLQSYIDAVLLKDVIERHQVGNIPAIKHLVRTLMQSSGRKFSVNRFYNTLKSMSIKCTKNNLYNYLDHLTDAFVFYRVPIHTRSEKARMINPVKIYTIDTGLKNAMTFQNSADLGPTLENLVFMHLRRQKLQVEYVTTKDGFETDFLARNPLTGEIKLIQVCWQMADKKTFDREYRGLLHAMKELAVSSGTIVTWDDEARLDNDINVVSIWKWLLTA